The following are from one region of the Paenibacillus sabinae T27 genome:
- a CDS encoding glycoside hydrolase family 68 protein: MNIQKFVKTAATVTLTTALLAGGGTSVLAKAKDSADYKETYDFSHITRFDMLKIPEQQTSEQFKVPAFDASTIKNIASAKGYDKYGNLIDLDVWDSWPLQNADGTVANYHGYQIVFALAGSPKDGNDTSIYIFYKKAGEQSIDSWKNAGRVFKDSDKFAANDPILKYQTQEWSGSATLTPEGEVRLFYTDFSGAPEDGGTGYSKQTITTAQVNLSQPDGATLKVEGVEDHKSIFDGDGTTYQNVQQFIEEGAYASGDNHTLRDPHYVEDNGHKYLVFESNTGTETGYQGEEAFNNQVFFGGNKKFFEAERERLLQSPKKHDATLANGALGIIELNDDYTLKTVMKPLIASNTVTDEIERANVFKLNNKWYLFTDSRGSKMTIDGIGAEDIYMLGFVSDSLTGPYKPLNDTGLVLHLDLDPADVTFTYSHFAVPQADGNNVVITSYITNRGFYPEHRSSFAPSFLMNIKGSKTSVVKDSILEQGQLTIN; encoded by the coding sequence ATGAACATCCAAAAGTTTGTGAAGACAGCGGCAACAGTAACTTTGACAACAGCATTGCTGGCAGGTGGCGGAACTTCGGTTTTGGCCAAGGCTAAGGACAGTGCGGATTACAAAGAAACATATGATTTTTCCCACATCACACGCTTTGACATGCTGAAAATTCCTGAACAGCAGACGAGCGAACAGTTCAAAGTGCCAGCGTTCGATGCATCCACCATCAAGAACATCGCTTCGGCAAAAGGTTATGATAAATACGGCAACCTGATCGACCTGGACGTGTGGGACAGCTGGCCGCTGCAAAATGCCGACGGCACCGTAGCGAATTATCATGGCTACCAGATTGTGTTTGCATTGGCAGGGAGCCCGAAGGACGGAAACGACACCTCGATCTACATATTCTATAAAAAAGCCGGCGAGCAATCGATCGATAGCTGGAAGAACGCAGGCCGTGTATTTAAAGACAGCGATAAATTCGCCGCCAATGATCCGATCCTCAAGTATCAGACTCAAGAGTGGTCCGGTTCCGCGACATTGACCCCTGAGGGTGAAGTACGCTTGTTCTATACGGATTTCTCGGGCGCGCCGGAAGATGGCGGAACGGGTTATAGCAAACAAACGATTACAACGGCACAAGTCAACCTGTCGCAGCCGGATGGGGCTACGCTGAAAGTGGAAGGCGTTGAAGATCATAAATCCATCTTTGACGGCGACGGAACAACATATCAAAATGTTCAGCAGTTTATTGAGGAAGGAGCCTATGCTTCGGGTGACAACCATACGCTTAGAGATCCTCACTATGTAGAAGACAACGGTCATAAATACCTCGTATTCGAGTCCAATACCGGCACAGAAACGGGTTACCAGGGTGAAGAAGCATTCAACAATCAGGTTTTCTTTGGCGGTAATAAAAAATTCTTTGAGGCGGAAAGAGAAAGACTGCTTCAAAGCCCTAAAAAGCATGACGCTACGCTGGCGAACGGCGCACTTGGCATCATCGAATTGAATGACGATTACACGCTGAAAACAGTCATGAAGCCGCTGATCGCGTCCAATACCGTAACGGATGAAATCGAACGGGCCAACGTATTCAAGCTGAATAACAAATGGTATCTGTTCACGGATTCCAGAGGCTCCAAAATGACCATTGACGGAATCGGCGCCGAGGATATTTATATGCTGGGCTTTGTGTCCGACTCTCTGACGGGACCTTACAAGCCATTGAACGACACCGGACTTGTCCTGCACCTGGATCTCGATCCCGCTGATGTTACCTTTACGTACTCTCACTTTGCGGTTCCGCAGGCCGACGGAAACAACGTGGTGATTACCAGCTATATTACCAATCGCGGCTTCTATCCGGAGCATCGTTCCTCCTTCGCGCCAAGCTTCCTGATGAACATCAAGGGATCCAAAACCTCGGTTGTCAAAGACAGCATCCTGGAACAAGGACAATTGACGATCAACTAA